The following proteins come from a genomic window of Methanocella conradii HZ254:
- a CDS encoding SDH family Clp fold serine proteinase, which produces MDEQNQSHKTRQALFVKLEEEFGLPIVSYFTSFRYPAMIDSADADILEGVLQKLDLSKGFALIINSPGGDGLAAERIINVCRSYSGTKEFISIVPGKAKSAATMICFGSSKIVMGPTSELGPIDPQVTIPENDGLKRFSAYNIIESYKNLFKKAVEEKGNIQPYLQQLANYDEREIRELECAVSLSKSISAKTLASGMMKGQSENDIYEKIKIFLSPEHTKTHGRPIYRDEAKSCGLNIEYKDIKDSSWKLIYELYIRTNNFVSTKAQKCIESKNHSYIVLPQPQRFPAR; this is translated from the coding sequence ATGGATGAACAGAACCAGAGCCATAAGACCAGGCAAGCTTTGTTCGTTAAACTCGAGGAAGAATTTGGGCTTCCTATCGTATCATATTTCACGAGTTTTCGATACCCGGCCATGATAGACAGTGCAGATGCCGATATACTTGAAGGAGTATTACAAAAGCTTGATCTATCAAAAGGATTCGCATTAATAATAAACTCTCCTGGAGGGGATGGATTAGCCGCTGAGAGAATTATAAATGTTTGTAGAAGTTATAGTGGAACAAAAGAATTTATATCCATTGTTCCAGGTAAAGCAAAATCTGCAGCTACTATGATCTGCTTTGGCTCATCTAAAATAGTTATGGGTCCAACTTCTGAGCTTGGGCCGATTGACCCTCAAGTAACCATTCCAGAAAATGATGGTTTAAAAAGGTTTTCTGCATATAATATAATTGAAAGTTATAAAAATCTTTTTAAAAAAGCGGTTGAGGAGAAGGGGAATATTCAGCCTTATTTACAGCAATTAGCCAATTATGACGAAAGGGAGATAAGAGAATTAGAATGTGCGGTATCCCTATCTAAAAGCATCTCTGCCAAGACGTTGGCATCAGGGATGATGAAAGGCCAATCAGAAAATGATATATATGAAAAAATCAAAATATTCTTATCGCCAGAGCATACAAAAACACATGGAAGGCCAATTTATAGGGATGAAGCCAAATCATGTGGCTTAAATATAGAGTATAAGGACATAAAAGACAGTTCATGGAAACTAATATATGAACTCTATATAAGAACGAATAATTTTGTGTCAACTAAAGCTCAAAAATGCATCGAAAGTAAAAATCACTCATACATAGTATTGCCGCAACCGCAAAGATTTCCGGCAAGATAA
- a CDS encoding type II toxin-antitoxin system RelE family toxin, translated as MRYQVYFVSESVLKKYNKLKNSTTEDKKMFKILTDIFEKLEEHPTSGIAIPKRLIPKSYLKKYKMKNCWKYDLPDGWRLIYYLKSDGKVQLVMIVKWMPHDEYERDFNY; from the coding sequence ATGAGGTATCAAGTATATTTTGTTTCAGAATCCGTTTTAAAAAAATATAATAAACTTAAAAATTCTACAACCGAAGATAAAAAGATGTTCAAAATATTAACTGATATCTTTGAAAAGCTAGAAGAGCATCCGACATCAGGTATCGCAATACCAAAACGACTAATACCTAAATCATACTTAAAAAAATATAAAATGAAAAACTGCTGGAAATATGATTTGCCGGATGGATGGCGACTAATATATTATCTTAAAAGTGATGGAAAGGTGCAATTAGTCATGATTGTAAAATGGATGCCCCATGATGAATATGAAAGGGATTTTAATTATTAA
- a CDS encoding type IV pilin: MAKANRFVKNDEGVSAVIGVILMVAITVILAAVIAAFVFGMVGGVKKTYTVSVTVARAPNGDILINNMGGNDAGLILNGSNNGFTIAYTASSGNVVTEATDLAVGASYKISSTSAAPQCHVVVTGNFKDGTQQVLATADV; encoded by the coding sequence ATGGCAAAGGCAAACAGGTTCGTAAAGAACGATGAGGGTGTCTCCGCCGTGATTGGAGTCATCCTGATGGTCGCTATAACTGTCATTCTAGCGGCGGTTATCGCGGCGTTCGTGTTTGGAATGGTTGGTGGAGTCAAGAAGACCTACACGGTTTCAGTCACTGTGGCTAGGGCTCCAAATGGTGATATACTCATTAACAACATGGGTGGAAATGATGCAGGCCTAATATTAAACGGTTCAAATAATGGCTTTACAATTGCTTACACAGCCTCTAGTGGTAACGTAGTAACAGAAGCAACGGATTTAGCAGTTGGTGCATCTTATAAAATATCCTCGACAAGTGCTGCTCCGCAATGCCACGTTGTTGTAACTGGTAACTTCAAGGATGGAACGCAACAGGTATTAGCAACTGCTGATGTATAA
- a CDS encoding nucleotidyltransferase domain-containing protein, producing MMDTVTKMELAKVVDVILKEVKGVEAIYLFGSMARGNENPKSDYDITVIVKKYPRNDLTIIANIKCDLFDKIKRPIDVVILEEKDLGQPSSFLYELFNSHIKLYGRVKNAI from the coding sequence ATGATGGACACCGTCACAAAGATGGAGCTAGCAAAAGTCGTGGACGTAATCCTAAAAGAAGTGAAAGGAGTCGAAGCCATATACTTATTCGGGAGCATGGCGAGAGGTAATGAAAACCCAAAAAGTGATTATGATATCACAGTTATCGTAAAAAAATATCCAAGGAATGATCTAACGATAATCGCTAATATTAAATGTGACTTGTTTGACAAAATTAAGAGGCCTATAGATGTAGTGATTTTAGAAGAGAAGGATTTGGGGCAGCCCTCTTCGTTCCTTTACGAGCTATTTAATAGCCATATTAAGCTCTATGGGCGAGTCAAGAATGCGATATAG
- a CDS encoding nucleotidyltransferase domain-containing protein: MDTATKMELAKVMDVILKEVKGVEAIYLFGSMARGNENPKSDYDITVIVKKYPRNDLTIIANIKCDLFDKIKRPIDVVILEEKDLGQPSSFLYELFNSHIRLYGRDVLKRVAPIVRKVKPDRPILKSGPVWYYV; encoded by the coding sequence ATGGACACCGCCACAAAGATGGAGCTAGCAAAAGTCATGGACGTAATCCTAAAAGAAGTGAAAGGAGTCGAAGCCATATACTTATTCGGGAGCATGGCGAGAGGTAATGAAAACCCAAAAAGTGATTATGATATCACAGTTATCGTAAAAAAATATCCAAGGAATGACCTAACGATAATCGCTAATATTAAATGTGACTTGTTTGACAAAATTAAGAGGCCTATAGATGTAGTGATTTTAGAAGAGAAGGATTTGGGGCAGCCCTCTTCGTTCCTTTACGAGCTATTTAATAGCCATATTAGGCTATATGGGCGGGATGTTTTAAAAAGAGTGGCACCCATTGTCCGTAAGGTTAAGCCGGATAGGCCTATATTAAAGAGCGGGCCTGTGTGGTATTATGTCTAA